A stretch of the Papaver somniferum cultivar HN1 chromosome 6, ASM357369v1, whole genome shotgun sequence genome encodes the following:
- the LOC113288159 gene encoding pentatricopeptide repeat-containing protein At4g16390, chloroplastic-like — translation MALHLSSSFPHNLCPDKLLSYSVSPSHILQLAQSLFSFPPKSLNHFHLKLGSLLLKPRFSLSSNLSLQDSVPQKSQIPDDEVTSSTKNYIWVNPKSPRASKFRQQSYDTRYNSLTKVAESVDSSNPTEIDVSMVLNELGENLLEQDAVIVLNNMKNPDTAVLALKYFLKKLKSSRDVILYNVTLKVFRKSRIHDGAEKVFDEMIQTGVKPDKITFSTLISCARLGGVPDKAIEWFEQMPHFGCEPDDVIKSAMIDAYARLGKNDTALSLYDQAKGENWRIDVATYSTLIKTYTALGDFHGAFKVFEDMKAVGMKPNLTVYNIILDVMGKAKRPWMVKTVYREMTRNGIAPNWPTYAALIRAYGKARYVEDASSIYKEVKGKGLELNVVLYNTLLSMCADIGYTDEAITIFEDMKRSETSQPDSWTYSSLITIYSSNGKVSEAESILGEMLEAGFEPNIFVLTSLIQCYGKANQIDDVLKTFDRLPDLGIIPDDRFWGCLLSVMNQTPKEELGKLVGCIKKANPKLGNVVKLLVEEGGVIEFKQETSELIDSISTDVRKAYCNVLIDLCVNLNQLDKACELLELGLSLEIYTAIQSKSQTQWALNLKSLSLGAALTALHIWISDLSKALDNGEDLPPLLGINTGHGKHNSEGLASVFAAHLKELNTPFHEASDKVGWFFTTKVAAVSWLELRKSSEQNAA, via the coding sequence ATGGCGCTTCATCTCTCTTCTTCGTTTCCTCACAATCTTTGCCCTGACAAACTTCTATCGTACTCAGTCTCTCCTTCACATATACTCCAACTTGCGCAATCTCTGTTTTCTTTCCCACCGAAAAGTTTAAACCATTTCCATCTTAAACTCGGCTCTCTCTTACTCAAACCAAGGTTTTCTCTATCTTCAAATCTCTCGCTACAAGACTCAGTTCCGCAAAAATCTCAAATCCCAGATGATGAAGTCACATCATCAACCAAAAACTATATCTGGGTTAATCCAAAAAGTCCCAGAGCTTCAAAGTTTCGACAACAATCatatgatacaaggtacaattctCTAACAAAAGTAGCTGAATCAGTCGATTCATCTAACCCCACTGAAATTGACGTTTCCATGGTTTTAAACGAGCTAGGAGAAAACCTATTAGAACAAGATGCTGTTATTGTTCTTAATAATATGAAAAACCCTGATACTGCTGTTCTTGCACTTAAGTACTTTTTAAAGAAGTTAAAATCAAGCAGAGATGTGATTTTGTACAATGTGACTTTGAAAGTGTTTAGAAAAAGTAGGATACATGATGGAGCAGAAAAGGTTTTTGACGAAATGATTCAAACAGGTGTTAAACCAGACAAGATTACTTTTTCgactttgattagttgtgctagATTGGGTGGTGTTCCAGATAAGGCTATAGAGTGGTTTGAGCAGATGCCACATTTTGGATGTGAGCCGGATGATGTTATTAAGTCGGCAATGATTGATGCTTATGCTCGTTTGGGAAAGAATGATACGGCTCTGAGCTTGTATGATCAAGCTAAAGGAGAAAATTGGCGGATCGATGTGGCTACTTACTCGACTTTGATTAAAACGTATACTGCGTTAGGTGATTTCCATGGAGCTTTTAAGGTGTTTGAAGATATGAAGGCAGTTGGGATGAAACCAAACTTGACTGTTTATAACATAATATTGGATGTTATGGGAAAAGCTAAGAGGCCCTGGATGGTGAAAACTGTTTATAGAGAGATGACTAGAAATGGAATTGCACCCAATTGGCCTACCTATGCTGCACTTATAAGGGCCTATGGTAAAGCTCGTTATGTGGAAGATGCCTCAAGTATTTATAAAGAGGTGAAGGGAAAAGGTTTGGAGTTGAATGTCGTTCTTTACAACACGCTCCTATCGATGTGCGCAGATATTGGGTACACTGATGAAGCCATCACAATTTTTGAAGATATGAAGAGGTCAGAAACTTCGCAGCCTGATAGTTGGACATACTCATCTTTGATTACTATATATTCTTCTAATGGGAAGGTTTCAGAGGCAGAGAGCATATTGGGTGAGATGTTGGAAGCTGGTTTTGAACCTAATATCTTTGTCTTAACATCACTCATTCAGTGCTACGGAAAAGCAAATCAGATAGATGATGTTTTGAAGACATTTGATCGACTTCCAGACTTGGGTATAATCCCTGATGATAGATTCTGGGGCTGTCTTCTCAGTGTAATGAATCAAACTCCAAAAGAAGAACTTGGAAAGTTGGTTGGTTGTATCAAGAAGGCTAATCCAAAACTTggtaatgtggtgaagctactgGTAGAAGAAGGAGGTGTAATTGAGTTTAAGCAGGAAACCTCCGAGCTCATTGACAGCATTAGCACAGATGTAAGAAAGGCCTACTGTAATGTCTTGATTGACCTCTGTGTTAATCTGAATCAGTTAGACAAGGCGTGTGAGCTATTAGAACTGGGACTCTCTCTTGAGATTTACACTGCTATCCAATCTAAGTCTCAAACTCAGTGGGCATTAAATTTGAAGAGTCTCTCACTTGGTGCAGCGCTTACTGCGTTGCACATATGGATAAGTGACTTGTCCAAAGCACTAGATAATGGGGAAGATCTACCACCACTGCTCGGAATTAATACTGGTCATGGAAAACACAATTCGGAGGGGTTGGCTAGTGTTTTTGCAGCCCATCTAAAGGAATTGAATACTCCATTTCATGAGGCTTCAGATAAGGTTGGCTGGTTTTTTACCACTAAGGTTGCAGCCGTTTCGTGGTTGGAGCTGAGAAAATCATCTGAACAAAATGCTGCTTAA